The Dendrosporobacter quercicolus genome window below encodes:
- a CDS encoding mismatch-specific DNA-glycosylase produces MRPVPDIITPGLKILFIGFNPGERSALTGHHFAGHSNRFWKLLALAALTPYQLRPDQDALLLSFGYGITNIVARPSRTAAEITKAEYAAGREILFAKLRQYQPEIACFAGIGVYKEFARLSTVSCGRQATGMIPGIIDFVLPSPSGLNRIKSADQLNYYRLLAALIAN; encoded by the coding sequence TCCGGTACCGGATATTATCACACCTGGTCTTAAAATACTATTCATCGGCTTTAACCCCGGTGAGCGTTCCGCCTTAACCGGTCATCATTTTGCCGGTCATTCCAACCGGTTTTGGAAGCTGTTGGCGCTTGCCGCCTTAACGCCCTATCAGTTGAGACCGGACCAGGACGCATTATTGCTGTCCTTTGGTTATGGCATCACCAACATCGTTGCCCGCCCCAGCCGCACTGCGGCTGAGATAACCAAGGCCGAATACGCCGCCGGCCGTGAAATATTATTTGCAAAGCTCCGCCAATACCAGCCTGAAATTGCCTGCTTTGCCGGCATTGGCGTGTATAAAGAATTTGCCCGGCTTTCAACAGTAAGCTGCGGCCGGCAGGCCACCGGCATGATCCCCGGCATCATTGATTTTGTTTTACCGTCGCCGAGCGGCCTTAACCGGATCAAGTCTGCCGATCAGCTTAACTACTACCGGCTCTTAGCCGCTCTAATCGCCAATTAA